The following proteins are co-located in the Desulfobulbaceae bacterium genome:
- a CDS encoding HDOD domain-containing protein yields MNTIANNFIKDIDRLIPRPDIALDVMSLANQSECDIAGLCRKINQDPSLMANMLRLANSAYFGHMKEISSIRDIIVRLGLDSVRMIAITSASAGILKTPQEAYNLEPGALWRHSHATALLAVLIGRHAKIDGLSSLYSAGLLHDVGKIILNRHLQVESMNRGGINDYPTMLALEKALLHTDHAKVGIALLHKWGLPEAIIDPVGSHHNLSACQYHLPRQIIYLANHLAESIGIPSGDAENSIYLVKESYETAADGLPEIPGFTENMETIINLFYEQFTGASTLEFT; encoded by the coding sequence ATGAACACTATCGCAAACAACTTCATCAAAGACATAGACCGTTTGATTCCCAGACCCGATATCGCACTCGATGTCATGTCTCTAGCCAACCAGAGCGAATGTGATATTGCCGGTCTCTGCCGAAAAATCAACCAAGATCCGAGCCTGATGGCCAACATGCTTCGCCTGGCCAACTCCGCCTATTTCGGGCATATGAAGGAAATCTCTTCAATCCGCGATATCATCGTCCGCCTTGGCCTTGACAGCGTCCGAATGATTGCCATTACTTCTGCCTCGGCAGGGATACTCAAGACCCCCCAAGAAGCATACAATCTCGAACCAGGGGCCTTGTGGCGCCACTCCCATGCCACTGCCCTCTTGGCGGTCCTCATAGGCCGTCACGCTAAAATCGATGGCCTTTCAAGCCTTTACAGCGCCGGCCTTCTCCACGATGTGGGCAAGATCATCCTCAACCGGCACCTACAAGTTGAATCAATGAACCGCGGCGGCATCAACGATTACCCGACAATGCTTGCCCTTGAAAAGGCCCTACTCCATACTGATCACGCCAAAGTCGGAATAGCCTTACTCCATAAGTGGGGGTTGCCAGAAGCCATCATCGATCCCGTTGGCAGCCATCACAACCTTAGTGCTTGTCAGTATCATCTACCTCGCCAGATCATTTACCTGGCCAATCACCTGGCTGAAAGCATCGGTATCCCAAGTGGGGACGCCGAAAACTCCATCTATCTCGTCAAGGAGAGTTATGAGACCGCAGCGGACGGTTTACCGGAAATCCCTGGTTTCACAGAAAACATGGAAACTATCATCAATCTGTTTTACGAACAGTTTACAGGTGCCAGTACCCTAGAATTCACTTAG